The proteins below are encoded in one region of Syntrophotalea carbinolica DSM 2380:
- a CDS encoding NADH-ubiquinone oxidoreductase-F iron-sulfur binding region domain-containing protein: MATQLRIATRNSGFIDPESVESYIAVGGYQALGKCLSEMKPADVIELMKNSGLRGRGGAGFPTGVKWGFAAKYDSDIKHVVCNADEGDPGAFMDRAVLEGDPHSVLEAMAIGAYAIGGNKGTIYIRAEYPLAIARLKMAIEQAKEMGVLGDNIMGTDFCFDLELKYGAGAFVCGEETALINSMEGNRGEPYTKPPFPAEAGYWNKPTIVNNVETLANIPAIIMKGADWFNKIGTETSKGTKVFCICGKIANVGLIEVPMGTTLKEVIYDIGGGIPGGKEFKAVQTGGPSGGALTYKDLDAPIDYENLVARQSMMGSGGMIVMDEEDCMVSVAKFFLDFTMDETCGKCTPCRIGSKRIYELLDKITIGQGTEADLEKLRSLSVNIKDTALCGLGQTMPNPVLSTMRVFEDEYRAHVIDKKCPAGVCAELLEYTVVDQKCVGCTLCAKVCPVNCISGKPKEVHVIDQAACIKCGACLDKCKFDAIIKQ; encoded by the coding sequence ATGGCAACTCAGCTTAGAATAGCCACCCGCAACAGCGGGTTTATCGATCCGGAATCCGTCGAGTCCTACATTGCCGTCGGCGGCTACCAGGCTCTGGGCAAATGCCTGTCCGAAATGAAGCCTGCCGACGTTATCGAACTGATGAAAAACAGCGGTCTGCGCGGCCGTGGCGGCGCAGGTTTCCCCACCGGCGTAAAATGGGGTTTTGCCGCCAAGTACGATTCCGACATCAAGCATGTCGTATGTAACGCCGATGAAGGCGACCCGGGGGCATTCATGGACCGCGCGGTTCTCGAAGGCGACCCGCACAGCGTTCTGGAAGCTATGGCCATCGGCGCCTACGCCATCGGCGGCAACAAAGGCACCATCTACATCCGTGCCGAGTACCCGCTGGCCATTGCCCGCCTGAAAATGGCCATCGAGCAGGCCAAGGAAATGGGCGTGCTGGGCGACAACATCATGGGCACCGACTTCTGTTTCGACCTCGAGTTGAAATACGGCGCCGGCGCGTTTGTCTGCGGCGAGGAAACCGCCCTGATCAACTCCATGGAAGGTAACCGCGGCGAGCCTTACACCAAGCCTCCTTTCCCTGCCGAAGCCGGTTACTGGAACAAGCCGACCATCGTGAACAACGTCGAGACCCTGGCCAACATCCCGGCCATCATCATGAAGGGCGCCGACTGGTTCAACAAGATCGGTACCGAAACTTCCAAGGGCACCAAGGTTTTCTGTATCTGCGGTAAGATCGCCAATGTCGGTCTGATCGAGGTTCCCATGGGAACCACCCTCAAAGAAGTTATCTACGATATCGGCGGCGGCATCCCCGGCGGCAAGGAATTCAAAGCCGTTCAGACCGGCGGTCCCTCCGGCGGTGCTTTGACCTACAAGGATCTGGACGCTCCTATCGACTACGAAAACCTCGTGGCACGCCAGTCGATGATGGGTTCCGGCGGCATGATCGTCATGGACGAAGAGGACTGCATGGTGTCGGTTGCCAAGTTCTTCCTCGACTTCACCATGGACGAGACCTGCGGCAAATGTACGCCCTGCCGTATCGGCTCCAAGCGTATCTACGAACTGCTTGATAAAATCACCATCGGTCAGGGTACCGAAGCAGATCTGGAAAAACTGCGCAGCCTGTCGGTGAACATCAAGGACACCGCTCTGTGCGGCCTGGGCCAGACCATGCCTAACCCGGTATTGTCGACCATGCGCGTCTTCGAAGACGAGTACCGCGCGCACGTTATCGACAAGAAATGTCCTGCCGGCGTTTGCGCCGAACTGCTCGAATACACTGTTGTGGACCAGAAGTGCGTTGGCTGTACCCTGTGCGCCAAAGTCTGCCCGGTTAACTGCATCAGCGGTAAGCCGAAGGAAGTCCATGTCATCGACCAGGCTGCATGTATCAAGTGCGGCGCATGTCTGGACAAGTGTAAGTTCGACGCCATCATCAAACAGTAA
- the fdhF gene encoding formate dehydrogenase subunit alpha — translation MMNITIDGQSVEMPAGSTILQAAQKAGIDVPTLCHLDMEKMFSQQAAACRICVVEVENRRNLAPACATPLMDGMVIKTDTPRVIEARKTVLHLMLSDHPLDCLTCEKAGNCKLQDLCYQYGIEETIYPGLRNDFPVDDTNKFYIRDLNKCVACRRCVQVCSNFQNTNAIGFGNRGFTTHPVAPFDKGMDASDCVSCGNCVSVCPVGALLPKSKEKYRSWEISKTQTTCSYCGVGCQMNLVTKGNKVVGVEPLNGASNDGLLCVKGKFGYNFINHPDRLTTPLVRKNGELVKATWEEALDLVASKAKTVRAEYGSEALAGLSSARVTNEENYLFQKMVRAGFGTNSVDHCARLUHSSTVAGLATTLGSGAMTNSINELIDSNVIFISGSNTTENHPVIGAKIRQAKKKGAKIIVVDPRRIDIANDADVFLQVNPGTNIALSNAIMNYIITERLEDAEYVKERTENYDELVSIVGDFTPEKAAEICGVSAEDIKKAARMYAEGEKGSIVYCMGVTQHSSGTEGVMSMANLAMLCGNIGIESGGVNPLRGQNNVQGACDMGALPGTYPAYQKVVDADVKAKFEKAWGAELSDKVGLTLTEIVHSAGHGDIKFLYIMGENPMVSDPDLNHVEEALKNTEFLVVQDIFLTETAQLADVVLPAASFAEKDGTFSNTERRVQRVRKAIAPVGDCKPDWQILSEVLKRLGIGKDYVSPEDVFAEIREVTPSYAGISYDRLAELGSLQWPCPTEDHAGTKFLHVGKFARGLGIFKPAAFKPSAELPCDEYPVIMTTGRVLYHYHTRTMTGKVDGLNAMSPESFVEINPEAARKLSIVEGDKVKVSTRRGTVVATAKVTPKLKENVIFMPFHFAEGAANTLTNPVLDPIAKIPEYKSCAAKLEKVAWDWSEETDKIK, via the coding sequence ATGATGAATATAACCATCGACGGTCAGTCTGTCGAAATGCCTGCCGGCAGCACGATTCTGCAGGCAGCGCAGAAGGCAGGGATTGATGTTCCTACCCTGTGCCATCTCGATATGGAAAAAATGTTCAGCCAGCAGGCTGCGGCTTGCCGTATCTGCGTGGTTGAAGTTGAGAATCGCCGTAACCTCGCTCCGGCGTGCGCTACTCCCCTGATGGACGGAATGGTGATCAAGACCGATACCCCGCGGGTTATCGAAGCGCGCAAGACGGTGCTTCACCTGATGCTTTCCGACCATCCTCTCGATTGTCTGACCTGCGAGAAGGCCGGTAATTGCAAGCTGCAGGATCTTTGTTATCAGTACGGTATCGAGGAGACCATCTACCCCGGACTGCGTAACGATTTCCCGGTGGACGATACCAATAAATTCTATATCCGCGACCTGAATAAATGTGTGGCCTGCCGTCGTTGCGTGCAGGTTTGCTCCAACTTCCAGAATACCAATGCCATCGGCTTCGGTAATCGCGGTTTTACCACCCATCCCGTAGCTCCTTTCGATAAGGGCATGGATGCTTCCGATTGCGTCTCCTGCGGTAACTGCGTGTCGGTTTGCCCGGTCGGCGCCCTGCTGCCGAAAAGCAAAGAAAAATATCGCAGCTGGGAAATCAGCAAAACCCAGACCACCTGCTCCTACTGTGGTGTCGGTTGCCAGATGAACCTGGTTACCAAGGGCAACAAAGTGGTCGGCGTTGAACCGCTTAACGGCGCTTCCAACGACGGTCTGCTGTGTGTCAAAGGTAAGTTCGGCTACAATTTCATCAATCATCCCGATCGTCTGACCACCCCGTTGGTCAGGAAAAATGGCGAGCTGGTCAAGGCGACCTGGGAAGAAGCTCTCGATCTGGTTGCCTCCAAAGCCAAGACCGTCAGGGCTGAATACGGTAGCGAAGCTCTCGCGGGTTTGAGCTCCGCACGTGTCACCAACGAAGAAAACTATCTGTTCCAGAAAATGGTACGCGCGGGGTTCGGCACAAACAGTGTCGACCACTGCGCCCGACTTTGACACAGCTCCACCGTTGCCGGTCTGGCAACTACGCTTGGTAGTGGCGCAATGACCAACTCCATCAACGAGTTGATCGATAGTAATGTTATTTTCATCAGCGGTTCCAATACCACCGAAAACCATCCGGTTATCGGTGCCAAGATCCGTCAGGCAAAGAAAAAAGGCGCGAAAATCATCGTTGTCGATCCGCGCAGGATTGACATTGCCAATGATGCCGATGTTTTCCTTCAGGTCAACCCCGGAACCAATATCGCTCTTAGCAACGCCATCATGAACTACATCATTACCGAAAGGCTGGAGGATGCCGAGTACGTCAAGGAGCGCACCGAGAACTACGATGAACTGGTGTCTATCGTTGGCGACTTCACTCCGGAAAAAGCTGCTGAAATCTGCGGTGTCAGCGCCGAAGATATCAAGAAGGCAGCTCGCATGTATGCCGAAGGTGAAAAAGGCTCCATCGTCTACTGCATGGGTGTAACCCAGCATTCCAGCGGTACCGAAGGCGTTATGAGCATGGCCAACCTGGCTATGCTGTGCGGCAACATCGGTATCGAATCCGGTGGCGTTAACCCGCTGCGCGGACAGAACAACGTACAGGGTGCCTGCGATATGGGTGCTCTGCCCGGTACCTATCCCGCCTACCAGAAGGTAGTCGATGCCGATGTCAAGGCCAAGTTCGAGAAGGCCTGGGGTGCCGAGTTGTCCGATAAGGTGGGGCTGACCCTTACCGAAATCGTTCACAGCGCCGGTCACGGCGATATCAAGTTCCTGTATATTATGGGCGAAAACCCGATGGTATCGGATCCGGATCTGAACCATGTGGAAGAGGCCCTGAAAAACACCGAATTTTTGGTGGTGCAGGATATCTTCCTGACGGAAACGGCTCAGCTGGCCGACGTGGTTCTGCCTGCGGCCTCTTTCGCCGAAAAGGATGGTACCTTCTCCAATACCGAACGGCGTGTTCAGAGGGTACGCAAGGCCATCGCTCCCGTCGGCGACTGCAAGCCCGACTGGCAGATCCTGTCCGAGGTCCTCAAGCGACTTGGAATCGGGAAAGACTATGTCAGCCCTGAGGACGTGTTTGCTGAAATCCGCGAGGTAACGCCTTCGTATGCCGGTATCAGTTACGATCGTCTCGCGGAGCTGGGCAGCCTGCAGTGGCCCTGTCCCACCGAAGATCACGCCGGCACCAAATTCCTGCATGTCGGCAAGTTTGCTCGTGGTCTCGGTATCTTCAAGCCTGCTGCATTCAAGCCCAGTGCCGAGTTGCCTTGCGACGAGTACCCCGTGATTATGACCACCGGTCGTGTTCTCTATCACTATCACACCCGTACCATGACCGGCAAAGTGGATGGGCTGAACGCCATGTCACCCGAATCCTTTGTCGAGATCAATCCCGAAGCGGCTCGCAAGCTGAGCATTGTGG
- a CDS encoding complex I 24 kDa subunit family protein: protein MSSCQETQKCGSPQDLPEYLFRELDDFIEALPTKEGHLITALHKAQSLFGYLPEEIQEYVANAMNVPVVQVFGVVSFYTFFTMIPKGKHPISVCMGTACFVKGADKVVDAFKNQLNVAVSEVTEDGKFSIDCLRCVGACALAPVVLVGEKVYANVTPDQVKDIIAEFA, encoded by the coding sequence ATGTCTAGCTGCCAGGAAACACAGAAATGCGGGTCGCCGCAAGATTTGCCGGAATATCTTTTCCGGGAACTCGATGATTTCATCGAGGCCTTGCCGACCAAGGAAGGCCACCTCATTACCGCTTTGCACAAAGCGCAGAGTCTGTTCGGGTATCTTCCCGAAGAGATTCAAGAGTATGTTGCCAACGCCATGAACGTTCCGGTCGTGCAAGTGTTCGGAGTGGTCAGTTTTTACACTTTCTTCACAATGATTCCCAAAGGGAAGCATCCCATCTCTGTCTGCATGGGTACCGCCTGCTTCGTTAAAGGTGCCGACAAAGTCGTTGATGCCTTTAAAAATCAGCTTAATGTCGCTGTGAGCGAAGTGACCGAGGACGGTAAGTTCTCCATCGACTGCCTGCGCTGCGTTGGTGCTTGCGCACTGGCTCCGGTTGTTCTGGTTGGCGAAAAGGTTTACGCCAATGTTACGCCCGACCAGGTCAAAGACATCATCGCCGAGTTTGCTTAA
- the tsaD gene encoding tRNA (adenosine(37)-N6)-threonylcarbamoyltransferase complex transferase subunit TsaD has translation MLLLTLESSCDETSAAVVRDGRQVLSNVIASQIDVHALYGGVVPELASRKHMEAVAVVVDDALRQARVALGDIEGIAVTRGPGLVGALLVGLSMAKAMAMSLDIPLVGVHHMEGHILAPLLEQDVPFPYLALAVSGGHTHLYRVDGIGRYRIVGRTLDDAAGEAFDKVSKLLGLGYPGGAVIDRLAAEGNPKAFDFPRPLLKKPNFDFSFSGIKTALLYYAQSQKGPIEGDHLRDVAASFQQAVVEVLCKKTLRAARETGLQRIVVAGGVACNKGLRRMMGERSAKEGFQVFFPSPGLCADNAAMLGVAGDAYLAGGCTSDLDLNARSNWPLDQAGWPQPCR, from the coding sequence ATGTTATTGTTGACCCTTGAATCTTCCTGTGACGAAACTTCGGCGGCTGTCGTACGTGACGGCCGCCAGGTTTTGTCGAATGTCATTGCATCGCAGATCGACGTTCACGCATTGTATGGCGGTGTCGTCCCCGAACTGGCTTCGCGCAAACATATGGAAGCTGTGGCGGTGGTGGTCGACGATGCTTTGCGCCAGGCCCGGGTTGCGCTTGGCGATATCGAAGGCATCGCCGTAACGCGCGGTCCCGGTCTGGTGGGTGCCTTGCTGGTCGGTTTGTCCATGGCCAAGGCCATGGCCATGTCGCTGGATATCCCGCTGGTCGGCGTTCATCATATGGAAGGGCACATTCTGGCGCCTCTGTTGGAGCAGGATGTCCCGTTTCCCTATCTGGCTTTGGCTGTTTCAGGGGGGCATACCCACCTTTATCGCGTCGACGGTATCGGTCGGTACCGGATTGTCGGCCGGACCCTCGATGACGCCGCGGGGGAAGCTTTCGACAAGGTCTCCAAGCTTCTGGGGCTCGGTTATCCCGGCGGTGCGGTCATCGATCGGCTGGCCGCCGAGGGCAATCCCAAGGCCTTCGATTTTCCACGGCCGTTGCTTAAAAAACCCAACTTTGATTTCAGTTTCAGCGGAATCAAAACCGCCTTGCTGTATTATGCGCAAAGTCAGAAAGGTCCCATCGAAGGGGATCATCTTCGCGATGTTGCGGCCAGTTTTCAGCAGGCGGTGGTCGAAGTACTTTGCAAAAAAACCCTGCGGGCGGCCAGGGAAACAGGGCTGCAACGCATCGTGGTGGCCGGTGGCGTAGCTTGCAACAAGGGACTGCGTCGCATGATGGGGGAGCGTTCGGCTAAAGAAGGATTCCAGGTATTTTTCCCCAGCCCGGGCTTATGCGCGGATAATGCCGCCATGCTCGGTGTTGCCGGAGACGCCTACCTTGCGGGGGGCTGTACCTCCGATCTGGATCTCAACGCCCGGTCCAATTGGCCCCTCGATCAGGCCGGTTGGCCACAGCCCTGCCGGTAG
- a CDS encoding (2Fe-2S) ferredoxin domain-containing protein has translation MAKIKSLAELQKKAEELKAAANKIKSDNVIVNVSLATCSIASGGKEAMEAMKQECAAQGLTNVEFNQVGCQTYCYAEPTVEITLPGKEPVVFGYVKDEKAKELVQKYIKNGEMVDGVIPSAYERVVF, from the coding sequence ATGGCCAAGATCAAATCTCTGGCAGAGCTGCAGAAAAAAGCTGAAGAACTGAAAGCTGCTGCCAACAAAATCAAAAGCGATAACGTTATAGTCAATGTTTCTCTGGCAACCTGCAGCATCGCTTCGGGCGGCAAGGAAGCCATGGAAGCCATGAAGCAGGAATGCGCAGCGCAAGGGCTGACCAACGTCGAGTTCAATCAGGTGGGTTGCCAGACCTACTGCTACGCCGAGCCCACCGTTGAGATCACTCTGCCCGGCAAGGAGCCTGTTGTTTTTGGATACGTCAAAGACGAAAAGGCCAAAGAACTGGTGCAGAAATACATCAAAAACGGCGAGATGGTCGACGGTGTGATTCCGTCCGCCTACGAGCGCGTTGTTTTTTAA
- a CDS encoding PhoH family protein → MKKVFVLDTNVLLHDAQALLRFKDNDVMIPITVVEEIDTFKKDLSEIGRNARQVSRLLDSFRAQAHLIDGVQLPEGGTLKVVLYSEQALKRLPPELRADRGDNRILAVAMQLKDDCNCPVVFVTKDTNLRIKADAVGLNAQDYESDKVSIEELYSGMDEAVLPREQVDRFYGQGYIDVDGDFFDNQCLTLVDEGNTSHTAVGRYDAALGRVLPLIKPPKEGLWGITPRNREQQFAIDLLLNDDIQLVTLVGKAGTGKTLLAIAAGLAKSADEGSYSRLLVSRPIFPLGRDLGFLPGDVEEKLAPWMQPIFDNVELLLGMVDEHGKRKRGYKELVEMGILEIEPLTYIRGRSIPKQYMIVDEAQNLTPHEIKTIITRAGEGTKIVLTGDPYQIDNPYIDSSSNGLTYAVEKFKNQSIAGHITLMRGERSPLAELAANLL, encoded by the coding sequence ATGAAAAAGGTTTTCGTCCTGGACACCAACGTTCTGCTGCACGACGCTCAGGCTCTGCTCCGTTTTAAGGACAACGATGTGATGATTCCCATCACGGTTGTCGAAGAAATTGACACCTTTAAAAAGGATCTCAGCGAAATAGGGCGCAATGCGCGCCAGGTTTCGCGTCTGCTGGACAGCTTTCGCGCTCAGGCTCACCTTATCGATGGTGTGCAACTTCCTGAGGGGGGCACGCTTAAGGTGGTTCTTTATTCCGAGCAGGCCCTTAAACGTCTGCCGCCGGAGCTGCGCGCGGATCGTGGCGATAACCGCATCCTGGCGGTAGCCATGCAACTGAAGGATGACTGCAATTGTCCCGTGGTGTTTGTCACCAAGGACACCAACTTGCGCATCAAGGCCGATGCCGTCGGCCTTAATGCCCAGGATTACGAGTCGGACAAGGTTTCCATAGAAGAACTCTACTCCGGTATGGACGAGGCGGTTCTGCCCCGCGAGCAGGTTGACCGCTTCTACGGTCAGGGGTATATCGATGTCGACGGTGATTTTTTCGATAACCAGTGTTTGACCCTGGTCGACGAGGGCAATACCTCCCATACGGCCGTGGGGCGCTACGATGCCGCCCTGGGACGGGTCTTACCGCTGATTAAACCTCCCAAGGAAGGGTTGTGGGGCATTACCCCGCGCAATCGCGAACAGCAATTCGCTATCGATCTGTTGCTCAACGATGACATCCAGCTCGTTACCCTGGTGGGCAAGGCCGGCACCGGCAAGACTCTGCTCGCCATTGCCGCGGGTTTGGCCAAGTCGGCCGATGAAGGCAGTTACAGTCGCCTGTTGGTGTCGCGGCCCATCTTTCCCCTCGGTCGGGATCTCGGGTTTTTGCCCGGCGACGTCGAGGAAAAGCTCGCTCCGTGGATGCAACCGATCTTCGATAACGTCGAATTGTTGCTTGGCATGGTCGATGAGCACGGCAAGCGCAAGCGCGGTTACAAGGAGCTGGTCGAAATGGGGATATTGGAAATCGAACCCCTGACCTATATAAGAGGGCGTTCCATTCCTAAACAGTACATGATTGTCGACGAGGCGCAAAACCTCACGCCTCACGAAATCAAGACGATCATCACCCGTGCCGGGGAAGGGACCAAAATCGTCCTGACGGGCGACCCGTATCAGATTGACAATCCGTATATCGATTCATCGAGTAATGGCCTGACCTATGCCGTGGAAAAATTCAAAAATCAATCCATTGCCGGGCACATAACCCTGATGCGCGGAGAGCGTTCGCCGTTGGCGGAACTGGCGGCCAATCTGCTTTGA
- a CDS encoding DUF2062 domain-containing protein, with the protein MYRRWPLVRQIKLLVVRFLRLRGAPEEISKGLALGIFIGLTPTFGFQMLLAVCLAVMLKENKFAAVLGVWVTNPFTAPFIYALEYESGRVLLNMDYVHIPASLSFSALKSLGWEVLLPLGVGSLLWAALTAMTVYLAAIRIIPITQTWKIPRWPRRPRRRQKEGP; encoded by the coding sequence ATGTATAGGCGATGGCCTCTGGTTCGGCAAATCAAATTATTGGTTGTACGGTTTCTGCGTCTGCGCGGTGCTCCTGAGGAAATATCCAAAGGTTTGGCTCTGGGTATTTTTATCGGGCTGACCCCGACCTTCGGTTTTCAGATGCTGCTGGCCGTTTGCCTGGCCGTGATGCTCAAAGAGAATAAGTTCGCCGCCGTGTTGGGCGTCTGGGTGACGAATCCTTTTACCGCGCCTTTCATCTATGCCCTCGAGTATGAATCCGGACGCGTATTGTTGAATATGGATTATGTCCACATACCGGCCTCTTTGAGTTTTTCCGCATTGAAAAGCCTCGGTTGGGAAGTGTTGCTGCCCCTCGGTGTCGGCAGCCTGTTATGGGCTGCATTGACCGCCATGACGGTCTATCTCGCCGCTATTCGCATTATTCCCATAACGCAAACCTGGAAAATACCCCGCTGGCCCCGACGGCCTCGGCGCAGACAGAAAGAAGGGCCATGA
- the rsmA gene encoding 16S rRNA (adenine(1518)-N(6)/adenine(1519)-N(6))-dimethyltransferase RsmA, translating into MNHRPKKRFGQNFLQDRQVVDGIFAAADLQPEDRVLEIGPGLGALTDRLLPEVARLHVIEIDRDLGAGLQARDEDKLVVHLGDALKLDWTALLTDPPYKLIANLPYNISSQIVFKILDHRHLFSRLVLMFQQEVGERLCAGPGSKNYGILSVLCQVWFDIRRVLRVPPGAFYPPPKVHSAVLCFDALAQPRIVVEDQQFFRRVVKAAFAQRRKTLRNSLTGAGLGFDGLEVSLLDAGIDPGRRAETLSLEEFGKLAQLIQPHFV; encoded by the coding sequence ATGAATCACCGTCCCAAAAAACGTTTCGGACAGAATTTTCTGCAGGACCGCCAGGTTGTCGACGGGATTTTCGCGGCGGCCGATTTGCAGCCTGAGGACCGGGTGCTGGAGATCGGTCCCGGCCTTGGAGCGTTGACCGACCGGTTGTTGCCGGAGGTGGCCAGACTGCATGTCATCGAGATCGATCGGGATCTTGGGGCCGGCTTGCAGGCCCGCGATGAGGACAAGCTTGTTGTACATCTCGGGGATGCCCTGAAGCTGGATTGGACGGCTCTTTTGACCGATCCGCCGTATAAGCTGATCGCCAATCTGCCCTATAATATCTCCAGCCAGATTGTTTTTAAGATCCTCGATCACCGGCATCTTTTTTCGCGCCTGGTATTGATGTTCCAGCAGGAGGTCGGAGAGCGACTGTGTGCCGGTCCCGGCAGCAAGAATTACGGCATTCTGTCCGTATTGTGCCAGGTGTGGTTCGATATCCGCCGTGTCTTGCGCGTTCCTCCCGGCGCGTTTTACCCGCCACCGAAAGTCCATTCGGCTGTGTTGTGTTTCGATGCACTGGCGCAACCGCGCATTGTCGTCGAGGATCAGCAGTTTTTCCGACGCGTCGTCAAGGCCGCCTTTGCCCAGCGGCGCAAAACTCTGCGCAACAGTCTGACCGGCGCAGGTTTGGGATTCGACGGTCTGGAAGTGTCCCTGCTGGACGCCGGGATCGATCCCGGTCGACGTGCCGAGACCCTCAGTCTTGAAGAGTTCGGCAAACTGGCGCAATTGATTCAACCGCATTTCGTTTGA